The stretch of DNA CTGTTCTTTGTTTCGTTCTTTGCTCTcagtttttgaatcatATTGTGGGATGGATCGTAAACTTCCTTAGCTTTTACAAATTGCATAGGTCTTTTGCGGAATGCTGCCCTTCCTGCTTGTAGGTCAGTTGAAGAATCATATCGATTACCTGGTCTTAAACCACCCATTTTCATAGAACGGCTCTTGGCATCGCGACCAAAATAATAGTCTTCTATAGTTTTTGGTGATATGAATGCTCTTCCTGGGTTGAAGTCGGCGCCTACATCATCAAGATCACCTTCTCCTAGTGGTATAGAAGAGTTATGCCAACTGTTAGTGGGAGTaggttttttctttatctttctGCCTTGTATGCCTTTAGCATTCCCCCTGCCAGCTTTCTTGGAATTGCTACCACGTGCATGCCTACGTCTGCTTCCTTGATAATGACTATGCctttttgccattttttttgacggTTACAACAATTTATGCTTATATTTGACTCTGCGATTAAATCACTTCTTCCTTCTAGAAACTCTGCGCAGGCCtaattgttgttgttttgtTCAGATCTTATTTAATTGTAAAATGTCAAATTTCACTTTTATTCTTTAGGCGGTGACCGTTGCAGCTGCCAACAATAGCGCctcaaaggaaaaaagtaaaaatatacaCACAATAACGTTAGTAGATGAAGAATGGACGACTTCTTATCACGTATAGGAGTGATATACATGCAGAGGTGGCTACAACTGTGGAAAATGGATTTGGTACAAAAAGTGTCTCATGGCGTTTTTGAAGGCTCGTCCGAAGAACCGGCTGCTCTTATGAATCATGATTATATAGTATTAGGGGAAGTATATCCTGAGCGAGACGAAGAATCTGGCGCTGAACAATGTGAACAAGACTGTCGATATCGCGGTGAAGCGGTTAGTGACGGGTTTTTAAGCTCTCTTTTTGGTAGGGAAATTTCTTCTTACACAAAggaatttcttttggatgTACAATCAAGGGTCAACTTTACATATCGGACAAGATTTGTTCCTATAGCAAGGGCGCCAGATGGGCCTTCACCTTTAAGTCTAAATTTATTAGTACGTACAAATCCGATCAGTACAATAGAGGACTATATAGCAAATCCTGATTGCTTTAACACTGATATTGGGTGGGGGTGTATGATAAGGACAGGACAAAGTTTGTTGGGGAATGCCTTACAAATCCTTCATTTGGGCAGAGATTTCAGGGTAAATGGTAACGAAAGTCTGGAAAGAGAATCAAAATTTGTAAATTGGTTTAATGACACGCCTGAGGCTCCATTTTCGTTACATAACTTTGTTTCTGCAGGTACAGAACTCTCTGATAAAAGACCAGGTGAATGGTTTGGTCCCGCAGCTACGGCAAGGAGTATACAATCTTTAATATATGGCTTCCCCGAATGTGGCATCGATGATTGTATAGTATCTGTTTCATCCGGCGATATCtatgaaaatgaagttgaaaaagtaTTTGCTGAGAATCCAAATAGTAGAATATTGTTCTTGTTGGGCGTGAAGCTCGGGATTAATGCGGTAAATGAGAGCTATAGAGAAAGTATATGTGGTATCTTAAGTTCAACACAGTCAGTAGGCATTGCCGGCGGTAGGCCGTCTTCATCgttgtatttttttggttatcaaggaaatgaatttttacATTTCGATCCTCATATTCCTCAACCGGCAGTAGAAGATTCATTTGTAGAGTCGTGCCATACCAGTAAATTTGGTAAATTGCAACTATCGGAAATGGAT from Saccharomyces cerevisiae S288C chromosome XIV, complete sequence encodes:
- the ATG4 gene encoding cysteine protease ATG4 (Conserved cysteine protease required for autophagy; functions in both early and late stages of autophagosome formation; primes Atg8p by removing the C-terminal arginine residue of nascent Atg8p in preparation for conjugation with phosphatidylethanolamide (PE), and also cleaves the PE modified, membrane-bound form to reverse conjugation; regulates the membrane-binding state of Atg8p, that is required for autophagosome formation and autophagy, as well as the cytoplasm-to-vacuole targeting pathway) is translated as MQRWLQLWKMDLVQKVSHGVFEGSSEEPAALMNHDYIVLGEVYPERDEESGAEQCEQDCRYRGEAVSDGFLSSLFGREISSYTKEFLLDVQSRVNFTYRTRFVPIARAPDGPSPLSLNLLVRTNPISTIEDYIANPDCFNTDIGWGCMIRTGQSLLGNALQILHLGRDFRVNGNESLERESKFVNWFNDTPEAPFSLHNFVSAGTELSDKRPGEWFGPAATARSIQSLIYGFPECGIDDCIVSVSSGDIYENEVEKVFAENPNSRILFLLGVKLGINAVNESYRESICGILSSTQSVGIAGGRPSSSLYFFGYQGNEFLHFDPHIPQPAVEDSFVESCHTSKFGKLQLSEMDPSMLIGILIKGEKDWQQWKLEVAESAIINVLAKRMDDFDVSCSMDDVESVSSNSMKKDASNNENLGVLEGDYVDIGAIFPHTTNTEDVDEYDCFQDIHCKKQKIVVMGNTHTVNANLTDYEVEGVLVEKETVGIHSPIDEKC